One part of the Calypte anna isolate BGI_N300 chromosome 14, bCalAnn1_v1.p, whole genome shotgun sequence genome encodes these proteins:
- the RMI2 gene encoding recQ-mediated genome instability protein 2: MAREAAGPPVKVLAAQLRGAVRDAGGTWQLGRAESGRDPLRLRAVWMQGTVLEVEQGGPCGGSARLQDGSGCFTVLGVEQVPKGRPCFSAGKYVMVMGVVRSCSPEPILRAIKMTDLSENPVHKSMWSLEVEDLHRVIP; the protein is encoded by the exons ATGGCCCGGGAAGCGGCGGGGCCGCCGGTGAAAGTCCTGGCCGCTCAGCTGCGGGGAGCGGTGCGGGACGCCGGCGGGACGTGGCAGCTGGGCCGGGCGGAGTCGGGCAGGGACCCCCTGCGGCTGCGGGCCGTGTGGATGCAGGGTACCGTGCTGGAGGTGGAGCAAGGAGGCCCCTGCGGTGGCTCGGCCCGGCTGCAGGACGGCAGCGGCTGCTTCACCGTGCTGGGGGTGGAGCAGGTACCCAAAGGGCGGCCCTGTTTCAGCGCAG GGAAATATGTAATGGTGATGGGTGTGGTGCGATCCTGCAGTCCTGAGCCTATTCTTCGAGCAATAAAGATGACGGATCTTTCTGAAAACCCCGTGCATAAGAGTATGTGGAGCCTTGAAGTGGAGGATTTGCACAGAGTCATCCCctag
- the SOCS1 gene encoding LOW QUALITY PROTEIN: suppressor of cytokine signaling 1 (The sequence of the model RefSeq protein was modified relative to this genomic sequence to represent the inferred CDS: inserted 1 base in 1 codon; deleted 4 bases in 4 codons) — MEDTSAGLGCRMVAHSKVSADNAVAANPRCLLDPPARHRSQAQQYHGPGRPSPVQVQSNTHFRTFRSQADFRSITRASSPAGWPGGFYWGPLTVSAAHEKLKSEPEGTFLIRDSTQKNCFFAISVKTATGPTSIRIIFQTGRFSLDGSKETFDCLFKLLEHYLSSPRKVLVTPLRKVRVQPLQELCRKXIVKTFGRENLNQIPSNPVLKDYLKSLPFQI, encoded by the exons ATGGAAGACACATCCGCTGGTCTAGGCTGTAGGATGGTAGCGCACAGCAAGGTGTCAGCAGATAATGCAGTT GCAGCAAATCCGAGATGTCTGCTTGACCCTCCAGCACGGCATCGTTCACAAGCTCAGCAGTACCACGGCCCGGGCCGGCCCAGTCCCGTGCAGGTGCAGAGCAACACGCATTTCCGGACCTTTCGCTCGCAAGCGGATTTTCGT AGCATCACTCGAGCAAGCAGCCCTGCTGGATGGCCTGGTGGCTTCTACTGGGGACCTCTGACTGTCAGTGCTGCCCATGAGAAGCTGAAGTCTGAGCCTGAGGGCACTTTCCTCATCAGGGACAGCACGCAAAAGAATTGCTTCTTTGCCATCAGTGTT AAGACTGCAACTGGGCCCACCAGCATCCGGATTATCTTTCAGACTGGGCGCTTCAGCCTGGATGGCAGCAAAGAGACATTTGACTGCCTTTTTAAGCTGCTGGAACATTACCTAAGCTCCCCCAGGAAGGTACTGGTTACCCCCCTGCGCAAAGTCCGTGTACAGCCCTTGCAGGAGCTCTGCCGGA ATATCGTGAAGACTTTTGGAAGAGAGAACTTA AACCAGATCCCCTCCAATCCTGTTTTAAAGGACTATCTGAAATCCCTTCCATTTCAGATATAA